One part of the Corynebacterium sp. CNCTC7651 genome encodes these proteins:
- a CDS encoding metal ABC transporter permease: protein MGALLSPATWQTWWADTVYLLGIDFVQTTLVACALLGVLSGVMAPLIVLRQMSFSVHATSELALMGASAALLFGLNVGFGAVAGAVVAALVLAALGFRGQQDSAVGVVMSFGMGLSVLFIHLYPGNSNRALSLLTGQIVGVSTQNVWLLCLTTLLVSALLLILWRPLIFASSDPEMAAACGVPVRTMSLVFAVLVGVASAQSVQIVGALLVMSLLITPGASAAAVTANPVRAVWLSVLFAEVAAVGGMVLSLAPGIPVSVFVAFISFGIYLVCRLVAAVRGRTIRVAL from the coding sequence ATGGGCGCGTTGCTCTCGCCGGCCACCTGGCAGACTTGGTGGGCGGACACCGTCTACCTGCTGGGCATCGATTTCGTCCAGACCACGCTGGTGGCCTGCGCGCTTTTGGGCGTCCTGTCCGGCGTGATGGCGCCGCTGATTGTGTTGCGACAGATGTCCTTCAGCGTCCACGCCACCTCCGAGCTGGCGCTGATGGGCGCCTCCGCCGCGCTGCTCTTCGGCCTGAACGTGGGATTCGGCGCCGTCGCTGGCGCGGTAGTTGCCGCGCTGGTCCTGGCCGCGCTGGGGTTCCGCGGCCAGCAGGACAGCGCCGTGGGCGTGGTCATGAGCTTCGGCATGGGCCTCTCCGTCCTTTTCATCCACCTCTATCCCGGCAACTCCAACCGGGCGTTGTCCCTGCTCACCGGCCAAATCGTCGGCGTTTCCACGCAAAACGTTTGGCTTCTTTGCTTGACGACGCTCCTTGTCTCCGCCCTCCTCCTCATCCTCTGGCGACCCCTCATTTTCGCCTCCTCGGACCCCGAGATGGCCGCCGCGTGTGGAGTACCCGTCCGCACCATGTCCTTGGTGTTCGCCGTGTTGGTGGGTGTGGCTTCTGCGCAGTCGGTGCAGATCGTCGGTGCGCTTCTGGTGATGTCTTTGCTGATCACGCCCGGCGCGTCCGCCGCTGCCGTGACCGCTAATCCGGTCCGCGCCGTATGGTTGTCGGTGTTGTTTGCGGAGGTCGCGGCCGTTGGCGGCATGGTGCTGTCCTTGGCCCCCGGCATCCCGGTCTCCGTCTTCGTGGCCTTCATCTCTTTCGGCATCTACTTGGTGTGCCGCCTGGTCGCTGCGGTTCGCGGCCGCACAATCCGCGTCGCTCTGTAG
- a CDS encoding metal ABC transporter ATP-binding protein, which translates to MVLTFTDAAVAPLWSGLNLAVDRGEFIAVLGPNGVGKSTLLGTILGTRRLTAGTVSVTGRVGFIPQQRMFPRDLPMRGRDLVSLAMSPKPLRRAGKANVEKQLSQVGALHFADQRVGLLSGGQQQLIRQAQAFAQSPELLLADEPLLSLDPARQRDTVSRLAESGAAVLCVTHSINPLLSVVDRVLYIGPEGHVVGPVSEVMRSDVLSELYGTRVDIVEDDGRMVVL; encoded by the coding sequence GTGGTTCTCACCTTCACTGACGCCGCCGTCGCACCACTCTGGTCCGGCCTGAACCTCGCCGTTGACCGCGGCGAGTTCATCGCCGTCCTCGGCCCCAACGGCGTGGGCAAATCCACGTTGCTGGGCACCATCTTGGGCACGCGCCGCCTCACCGCGGGCACGGTCAGTGTCACCGGCCGCGTCGGATTCATCCCGCAGCAGCGCATGTTCCCGCGCGATCTGCCGATGCGCGGCCGCGACTTGGTCAGCCTCGCAATGTCGCCGAAACCGCTCCGACGGGCGGGGAAGGCGAACGTCGAGAAGCAATTGTCCCAGGTCGGCGCGCTGCACTTCGCGGATCAGCGCGTGGGGCTCCTCTCCGGCGGGCAGCAGCAGCTCATCCGTCAGGCGCAGGCCTTCGCGCAATCCCCGGAGCTTTTGCTTGCCGACGAACCCTTGCTCTCCCTCGATCCCGCCCGCCAACGCGACACCGTTTCGCGCCTGGCGGAGTCTGGGGCGGCGGTGTTGTGCGTGACGCACTCGATAAACCCGCTGCTCAGCGTGGTGGACCGCGTGCTGTACATCGGCCCGGAGGGCCACGTGGTGGGGCCGGTCAGCGAGGTGATGCGCTCAGATGTGCTGAGCGAGCTCTACGGCACCCGCGTCGACATCGTCGAGGACGATGGCCGGATGGTGGTGCTGTAA
- a CDS encoding metal ABC transporter solute-binding protein, Zn/Mn family, translating to MRFTHTSGRTALGAAATLALVGSVMVGCAPSESGTPASAASSVSSAAEANQKTSLVGLVATTQVWADVAAAVTGEHVDAIISGTSIDPHHFEPSATELARVSEAEHVVATGGAYDATLYTVADQDKVIHAIPLLDAAEAHSHDHGHEGHGHRAEEAEDPFNFDAIEHAFFSPKLVAQVAEEIQAKVGGDAGSVVEQMRDIEQRLAGIAHTHMAMTEPIAAGLVYGTELHDVTPEGYLRSALNHAEPSAQDVAAFVQLIESGDLDFLVVNPQSTNAATQRLADAAKASDVPIVEITETPPAGTNFLDYLAQIVDQIEELAAHAKEHADAHGDGAAHGSDGGHMPSGHSH from the coding sequence ATGCGTTTTACTCACACCTCTGGCCGTACTGCGCTGGGCGCGGCGGCAACTTTGGCGCTTGTTGGTTCGGTGATGGTTGGCTGTGCGCCGTCGGAAAGCGGGACCCCGGCGAGTGCGGCCTCGAGCGTCTCCTCCGCCGCGGAAGCGAACCAGAAAACCAGCCTGGTTGGCCTGGTTGCCACCACACAGGTGTGGGCGGACGTGGCGGCGGCGGTGACGGGTGAGCACGTGGACGCGATCATCAGCGGCACGAGCATTGACCCGCACCACTTTGAGCCGTCCGCGACGGAGCTCGCGCGCGTGAGCGAGGCGGAGCACGTGGTGGCCACGGGCGGTGCGTACGACGCGACGCTGTACACCGTCGCCGACCAGGACAAAGTGATCCACGCGATCCCGTTGCTGGACGCGGCGGAGGCGCATAGCCACGACCACGGGCACGAGGGCCACGGCCACCGCGCGGAGGAGGCGGAGGACCCGTTCAACTTCGACGCGATCGAGCACGCGTTCTTCTCCCCGAAGCTCGTCGCCCAGGTGGCGGAGGAGATTCAGGCGAAGGTGGGCGGTGATGCGGGGAGCGTCGTGGAGCAGATGCGCGACATCGAGCAGCGCCTGGCCGGCATCGCGCACACGCACATGGCAATGACGGAGCCGATCGCCGCGGGGCTGGTCTACGGCACCGAGCTTCACGACGTCACCCCGGAGGGCTACCTCCGCTCCGCCCTGAACCACGCGGAGCCGTCCGCGCAGGACGTGGCCGCGTTCGTGCAGCTCATCGAATCCGGCGACCTGGATTTCCTGGTGGTCAACCCGCAGAGCACGAACGCCGCGACACAGCGCCTGGCGGACGCGGCGAAGGCGAGCGACGTGCCCATCGTGGAGATCACGGAGACCCCGCCGGCCGGCACGAACTTCCTGGACTACCTCGCGCAGATCGTGGACCAGATCGAGGAGCTGGCCGCGCACGCCAAGGAGCACGCGGATGCCCACGGCGATGGCGCTGCCCATGGCAGCGACGGCGGGCACATGCCCTCCGGCCACTCGCACTAA
- a CDS encoding DUF2334 domain-containing protein — MPGRLLVSISSIFDGTVDNVSSLVGELDREEIPVSLLVAPHIDKKWHLAKDKKTRKWLLDQRGVRALLLNGFDQPVQGRRSEFATLEEHEARLRLKGATRQMEALGFDLDMFAPPRWRLSDGTLDVLPDFGFTLAASERGIYRLEHDDFVQCRNLSVGEGYGAAKWWRRNIIRAAERGAERGNTIRLSVSGRELGDKKVRRDFVAAALAAERAGAEPSDYRAFR, encoded by the coding sequence ATGCCCGGCCGTTTGCTCGTCTCGATTTCTTCTATTTTTGACGGAACGGTGGACAACGTCTCCAGCCTCGTGGGGGAGCTGGATCGCGAGGAGATTCCGGTATCGCTGCTGGTAGCGCCGCACATCGATAAGAAGTGGCACCTGGCGAAGGACAAGAAGACCCGTAAGTGGCTGCTGGATCAGCGCGGAGTGCGGGCGCTGCTGCTCAACGGTTTCGACCAGCCAGTGCAGGGGCGCCGCTCCGAATTCGCGACGCTGGAGGAGCACGAAGCGCGCCTACGCCTCAAGGGCGCAACGCGGCAAATGGAGGCGCTGGGCTTCGATCTCGACATGTTCGCACCTCCGCGCTGGAGGCTTTCCGACGGTACCTTGGATGTCCTCCCCGATTTTGGCTTCACCCTCGCGGCTTCGGAGCGTGGCATTTACCGCTTGGAGCACGATGATTTTGTGCAGTGTCGTAACTTGTCCGTCGGCGAGGGCTACGGTGCGGCGAAGTGGTGGCGTCGCAACATCATCCGCGCCGCCGAGCGAGGCGCAGAGCGCGGCAACACCATCCGTCTCTCCGTCTCCGGCCGTGAGCTGGGGGATAAGAAGGTGCGCCGGGATTTCGTGGCCGCGGCTTTGGCGGCAGAGCGGGCAGGAGCAGAGCCGTCCGACTACCGCGCGTTTAGGTAG
- the purB gene encoding adenylosuccinate lyase — protein sequence MTSKPKNSNVLSNRYASPEMATLWSAEHKIILERQLWIAVMRAQQDLGVEIPAGAIEDYERVIDQVDLASIAKREAVTRHDVKARIEEFNALAGHEEIHKGMTSRDLTENVEQLQLLRSLELVRDKAVATLKAIGNRAGEYQELVMAGRSHNVAAQATTLGKRFATAADEMLVAVQRIEELIARYPLRGIKGPMGTAQDMLDLMGGDEGKLIELEAAIAQHLGFDRVFDSVGQVYPRSLDFDVVSALVQLGAGPSSLATTIRLMAGNETVTEGFKEGQVGSSAMPHKMNARSCERVGGFQVILRGYLTMVADLAGQQWNEGDVFCSVVRRVALPDACFAIDGMLETFLTVLDEFGAFPAMINRELDRYLPFLATTRILMASVRAGVGRETAHEVIKENAVAMALDMRERGAEQNLVERLAADDRLPLSAEDLEAALEDRHAFIGAAESQVERVRARIEALVDKYPEAAQYRPGEIL from the coding sequence ATGACCTCGAAACCGAAGAACTCCAACGTCCTGTCCAACCGCTACGCGTCGCCGGAGATGGCGACGCTGTGGAGCGCCGAGCACAAAATTATTCTGGAGCGGCAGCTGTGGATCGCCGTGATGCGCGCGCAGCAGGATCTGGGGGTGGAGATTCCGGCGGGCGCGATCGAGGATTATGAGCGCGTGATTGACCAGGTGGATCTGGCGAGCATCGCGAAGCGTGAGGCTGTGACGCGCCACGACGTGAAGGCGCGCATTGAGGAGTTCAACGCGCTGGCGGGGCACGAGGAGATCCACAAGGGCATGACCTCGCGCGACCTGACCGAGAACGTGGAGCAGCTGCAGCTGCTGCGCTCGCTGGAGCTGGTGCGCGACAAGGCCGTGGCCACGCTGAAGGCGATTGGCAACCGCGCGGGCGAGTACCAGGAGCTGGTGATGGCCGGCCGTAGCCACAATGTCGCCGCGCAGGCAACGACGCTGGGCAAACGCTTTGCGACGGCCGCCGATGAGATGCTGGTGGCTGTCCAGCGCATCGAGGAGCTGATTGCGCGCTACCCGCTGCGCGGCATCAAGGGCCCGATGGGCACGGCGCAGGACATGCTTGATTTGATGGGCGGCGACGAGGGCAAGTTGATCGAGCTCGAGGCCGCGATTGCGCAGCACCTGGGCTTTGACCGCGTCTTTGATTCCGTCGGCCAGGTGTACCCGCGCTCGCTGGACTTCGACGTTGTCAGTGCCCTGGTGCAGCTCGGCGCCGGCCCGTCCTCTCTGGCCACCACGATCCGCCTGATGGCCGGCAATGAAACCGTCACCGAGGGCTTCAAGGAGGGCCAGGTCGGCTCCTCCGCGATGCCGCACAAGATGAACGCCCGCAGCTGCGAGCGCGTCGGCGGCTTCCAGGTCATCCTGCGCGGCTACCTCACCATGGTCGCGGACTTGGCCGGCCAGCAGTGGAACGAGGGCGACGTGTTCTGCTCGGTGGTGCGGCGCGTCGCGCTTCCGGACGCCTGCTTCGCCATCGACGGCATGCTGGAGACCTTCCTGACTGTTTTGGACGAGTTCGGCGCCTTCCCGGCGATGATCAACCGCGAACTGGACCGCTACCTGCCGTTCCTTGCCACCACCAGGATCCTCATGGCGTCCGTGCGCGCGGGCGTTGGCCGCGAGACCGCGCACGAGGTGATCAAGGAAAACGCCGTGGCGATGGCGCTGGACATGCGCGAGCGCGGCGCCGAGCAGAACTTGGTGGAGCGTTTGGCTGCGGACGATCGCCTGCCCTTGTCCGCGGAAGACCTGGAGGCGGCTCTGGAGGACCGCCACGCCTTCATCGGCGCTGCCGAGTCCCAGGTCGAGCGCGTCCGCGCCCGCATCGAGGCCCTGGTGGACAAGTACCCCGAGGCCGCCCAGTACCGCCCCGGCGAGATTTTGTAG
- a CDS encoding phosphoribosylaminoimidazolesuccinocarboxamide synthase, with protein sequence MRAELSDYMHLAGGKVREIYEVDQQTLLMVASDRISAFDFSLEPAIPDKGRILTATSMFFFDLLDVPNHLAGPIDDPRVPEEVLGRAMVVKRLEMVPFECVVRGYLTGSGKKEYDQRGKVCGVALPEGLTEASRLPEPIFTPATKAEQGDHDENVTFEFMANKIGTERAEQLREVSLQVYSKAAVHAESKGIILADTKLEFGIDSEGTVVLADEVLTPDSSRYWPADSYEEGKAQPSFDKQYVRNWLTGPKADWDPEAGTQPPELPGSVVEATRDRYIEAYERLSGKRFADWPGA encoded by the coding sequence ATGCGCGCAGAGCTCTCTGACTACATGCATCTGGCCGGCGGCAAAGTCCGCGAGATCTACGAGGTGGACCAGCAGACGTTGCTGATGGTGGCCTCGGACCGGATTTCGGCGTTCGATTTTTCGCTGGAACCGGCGATTCCGGACAAGGGCCGGATCCTCACGGCGACGTCGATGTTCTTCTTCGACCTGCTGGACGTGCCGAACCACCTGGCAGGCCCGATCGATGATCCGCGGGTGCCGGAGGAGGTGCTGGGCCGCGCGATGGTGGTCAAGCGCCTGGAGATGGTGCCGTTCGAATGTGTGGTGCGCGGCTACCTCACCGGCTCCGGCAAGAAGGAGTATGACCAGCGCGGCAAGGTGTGCGGCGTGGCGCTGCCGGAGGGGCTGACGGAGGCGTCGCGTCTGCCGGAGCCGATTTTCACGCCGGCGACGAAGGCGGAACAGGGCGATCACGATGAGAACGTGACCTTCGAGTTCATGGCCAACAAGATCGGCACTGAGCGGGCGGAGCAGCTGCGCGAGGTGTCTCTTCAGGTGTACTCCAAGGCCGCCGTGCACGCGGAGAGCAAGGGCATCATCCTCGCGGACACGAAGCTGGAGTTCGGCATCGACTCCGAGGGCACTGTCGTGCTTGCCGACGAAGTCCTCACACCCGACAGCTCCCGCTACTGGCCCGCCGATTCTTATGAAGAGGGCAAGGCCCAGCCCAGCTTTGACAAGCAGTACGTGCGTAACTGGCTGACCGGCCCGAAGGCGGACTGGGACCCGGAGGCCGGCACGCAGCCGCCGGAGCTGCCGGGGTCTGTGGTGGAGGCAACGCGCGACCGCTACATCGAGGCGTACGAGCGCCTTTCCGGCAAGCGCTTCGCGGACTGGCCGGGGGCGTAG
- a CDS encoding ExeM/NucH family extracellular endonuclease yields MRNPSRKALSASFIIALAAGTVSVVPSAHAAPDGKNVVINEVYGGGGNSGAKYTHDFVELYNPTDQPIDVTGWTVTQRSKSDTGNGTATLSGVVPAKGYYLIQGAQGNGGTEPLPTPDAEGKSLTFSGSEAIARLIDANGTVVDLVGWGAATVSEGSPAGKTKNTESVQRKQPGVDTDNNANDFVVAEPTPKNSGTTQPNTPAPNGPGTPGPGNPGTPGPGNPGAPATDVVAIAEIQGTGSESPYKGKTATTRGVVTAVYAEGGKQGFYIQTPGAGKQKNVGDASDAIFVYVGGSNAEYPALGDYVEVSGAVTEFYGLTQIKQLSGKPLTVTKLTEQVEPVTPVEVGELPLSDAAREPYEGMLLKPGTHTVTDVYEFNKYGDFGIVPGTEPLRQPTDFMAPGDAAYQLEQDQLKTIIRLDDGNTYNYFQKNKDIPLPYVENSDSSEIRSMRVGDHLTFKDEGVIFEFAHNDWRFQPRLPLTGKSPEQDIPVTWADTRAAVRDIPNRVTGDYSIGSFNVLNYFTSLGKDEDNCQAYTDRFGEPIATNRCRVRGAFSRTAFEDQEAKIVLAINELNADVVGLMEVENTATTSGDVARRDHTLSELVTALNQAPTKKDGTEWAYVKSPLNLGTNEDVIRVAFIYNKTKLEPVGESVIFDDPAFTGTARQPLAQEFKPVGGADEESFVAIVNHFKSKGSAARGDVDQKDGQANSAQVRKAQAQALLDHLGKQNQWDGKPVFILGDLNSYSQEDSIKALEGGGFKLIENTVFAEGDGASKASQTASYSFNKHVGSLDHVLGNDAAKAMVQNAAVWNINADEPIIFQYSRRNYHGTDVFNRNDPFASSDHDPVKVGFNIERKPQNETYEPQKPEEVTIEEGADFRRPSLSSRTLTSSRPVRSSSGQRSTIKSGTASRAISRLRTRITPPTRSR; encoded by the coding sequence ATGCGTAACCCCAGCCGTAAGGCCCTGAGCGCGTCGTTCATCATCGCGCTCGCGGCCGGCACTGTCTCTGTTGTCCCATCTGCTCACGCCGCACCGGACGGCAAGAACGTCGTCATTAATGAGGTGTACGGCGGCGGCGGTAACTCCGGCGCGAAGTACACCCACGACTTCGTCGAGCTCTACAACCCGACCGACCAGCCGATTGATGTCACTGGTTGGACCGTTACGCAGCGCTCCAAGTCCGACACCGGCAATGGCACCGCCACGCTCTCGGGTGTCGTCCCCGCGAAGGGCTACTACCTGATCCAGGGCGCTCAAGGTAACGGTGGCACCGAGCCGCTCCCTACCCCTGATGCAGAAGGCAAGAGCTTGACGTTCTCTGGCTCCGAGGCTATCGCTCGCCTCATCGACGCGAACGGCACTGTGGTCGATCTGGTCGGCTGGGGCGCTGCCACCGTTTCTGAGGGCTCCCCCGCCGGCAAGACCAAGAACACCGAGTCCGTCCAGCGCAAGCAGCCTGGCGTTGACACGGATAACAATGCCAACGACTTCGTGGTAGCTGAGCCGACTCCGAAGAACTCCGGCACTACCCAGCCGAACACCCCGGCTCCCAACGGCCCTGGCACCCCGGGACCCGGCAACCCTGGTACCCCCGGCCCGGGCAATCCGGGTGCCCCAGCGACCGATGTCGTAGCGATTGCCGAAATCCAGGGCACTGGCAGCGAGTCGCCGTACAAGGGCAAGACGGCAACCACCCGCGGTGTCGTCACCGCTGTCTACGCTGAAGGCGGCAAACAGGGCTTCTACATTCAGACGCCGGGTGCAGGCAAGCAGAAGAACGTCGGTGACGCTTCGGACGCCATTTTCGTGTACGTCGGCGGTTCCAACGCAGAGTACCCCGCACTTGGCGACTACGTCGAGGTTTCCGGCGCCGTGACCGAGTTCTACGGCTTGACCCAGATCAAGCAGCTCTCCGGCAAGCCGCTCACGGTGACCAAGCTGACCGAGCAGGTTGAGCCCGTCACTCCCGTCGAGGTCGGGGAGCTTCCGCTTTCCGACGCTGCACGTGAACCGTACGAAGGCATGCTGCTGAAGCCGGGGACCCACACCGTCACCGATGTGTACGAGTTCAACAAGTACGGCGATTTCGGCATCGTTCCGGGCACGGAGCCGCTGCGCCAGCCGACCGACTTCATGGCTCCAGGTGATGCGGCTTACCAGCTGGAGCAGGACCAGCTCAAGACCATCATCCGCCTGGACGACGGCAACACCTACAACTACTTCCAGAAGAACAAGGACATTCCGCTTCCGTACGTGGAGAATTCGGACTCCTCCGAGATCCGCTCGATGCGCGTCGGTGACCACCTGACGTTCAAGGACGAGGGTGTCATCTTCGAGTTTGCCCACAACGACTGGCGTTTCCAACCGCGGCTTCCGTTGACCGGCAAGAGCCCTGAGCAGGACATCCCGGTTACCTGGGCCGATACCCGCGCAGCCGTGCGCGATATCCCGAACAGGGTTACAGGCGACTACTCGATTGGCTCGTTCAACGTCCTGAACTACTTCACATCCCTCGGCAAGGACGAAGACAACTGCCAGGCCTACACCGATCGCTTTGGTGAGCCTATTGCGACGAACCGGTGCCGCGTCCGCGGCGCGTTCAGCCGGACGGCTTTCGAAGATCAGGAAGCAAAGATTGTGCTCGCTATTAATGAGCTCAACGCTGACGTAGTCGGCCTCATGGAGGTTGAGAACACCGCTACCACCTCGGGCGATGTCGCCCGCCGCGACCACACCCTGAGCGAACTTGTCACGGCGCTTAACCAGGCGCCCACCAAGAAGGACGGCACCGAGTGGGCATACGTTAAGTCCCCGCTCAACCTCGGCACCAACGAGGACGTTATCCGCGTGGCCTTCATCTACAACAAGACCAAGCTGGAGCCCGTGGGCGAATCGGTCATCTTCGATGACCCGGCATTCACCGGTACCGCGCGCCAGCCCCTCGCTCAGGAGTTCAAGCCCGTCGGGGGTGCGGACGAGGAGAGCTTCGTCGCCATCGTGAACCACTTCAAGTCCAAGGGTTCTGCCGCCCGCGGCGATGTCGACCAGAAGGATGGCCAGGCGAATTCCGCACAGGTCCGCAAGGCCCAGGCCCAGGCGCTGCTCGATCACTTGGGGAAGCAGAATCAGTGGGATGGCAAGCCGGTCTTTATCCTGGGTGACCTGAACTCCTACTCTCAGGAGGACTCCATCAAGGCCCTCGAGGGCGGTGGGTTCAAGCTCATCGAGAACACCGTGTTCGCTGAAGGGGATGGAGCTAGCAAGGCCTCCCAGACCGCGTCCTACTCGTTCAACAAGCATGTCGGCTCCCTCGACCACGTCCTCGGCAACGACGCGGCTAAGGCCATGGTTCAGAACGCCGCAGTGTGGAACATCAACGCTGACGAGCCGATCATCTTCCAGTACTCCCGCCGCAACTACCACGGCACGGACGTGTTCAACCGGAACGACCCGTTCGCATCCTCGGACCACGATCCGGTCAAGGTTGGCTTCAACATCGAGAGGAAGCCGCAGAACGAGACCTACGAGCCGCAAAAGCCGGAAGAAGTGACCATTGAGGAAGGGGCGGACTTCCGGAGGCCAAGTCTGTCATCCAGAACGCTGACAAGCTCCCGGCCGGTACGAAGTTCGAGTGGACAACGATCCACGATCAAGTCGGGGACGGCCAGCCGGGCAATATCAAGGTTACGTACCCGGATAACACCACCGACGAGGTCGAGGTAG